One window from the genome of Enterobacteriaceae bacterium Kacie_13 encodes:
- the pmbA gene encoding metalloprotease PmbA, with the protein MNVVNQVAQQRKTLEQAVSQALELAKVGSDAAEVAVSKTTGIGVSTRFGEVENVEFNSDGALGITVYYQNRKGSASSTDLSPDAISRTVQAALDIARYTSPDPFAGVADKEMLAFDAPDLDLFHPEELDPDRSIELAARAEQAALKADKRITNTEGGSFNSHYGIRVFGNSHGMLQSYCSTRHSISASVIAEHEGDMERDYAYSIARKMSDLKDPEWVGAECARRTLSRLAPRKLPTMHAPVLFAAEVATGLFGHLVGAISGGSIYRKSSFLLDSLGEQILPEWLTIEEHPHLLQGLASTPFDSEGVRTQRRDIVKAGVLQTWLMTCYSARKLGLQTTGHAGGIHNWRIAGQGDDFAGMLRKLDKGLVVTELMGQGVSGVTGDYSRGAAGFWVENGEIQYPVSEITIAGNLKDMWRDMVAIGSDIETRSNIQCGSVLLPSMKIAGE; encoded by the coding sequence ATGAACGTAGTGAATCAAGTTGCGCAGCAGCGTAAAACCCTCGAACAGGCCGTATCTCAGGCATTAGAACTGGCGAAAGTCGGTTCAGACGCCGCGGAAGTGGCGGTCAGCAAAACCACCGGTATCGGCGTCAGTACACGTTTTGGTGAAGTCGAGAACGTTGAATTCAACAGCGACGGCGCACTGGGCATCACCGTTTACTATCAAAACCGCAAAGGCAGCGCGTCTTCCACCGATTTAAGCCCGGACGCGATCTCCCGCACCGTACAGGCCGCGCTGGACATCGCCCGTTACACCTCGCCGGATCCGTTTGCAGGTGTAGCGGATAAAGAGATGCTGGCATTCGACGCGCCGGATCTGGATTTATTCCATCCGGAAGAGCTGGATCCGGATCGCAGTATTGAGCTGGCGGCACGTGCTGAACAGGCCGCGCTGAAAGCCGATAAACGCATTACCAACACTGAAGGCGGAAGCTTCAACAGCCATTACGGCATCCGGGTCTTCGGCAACAGCCACGGCATGCTGCAAAGCTACTGCTCGACGCGCCACTCGATTTCCGCGTCAGTTATCGCCGAGCACGAAGGCGATATGGAACGTGATTACGCCTATTCTATCGCCCGTAAAATGAGCGATCTGAAAGACCCGGAATGGGTCGGTGCGGAGTGCGCACGCCGCACATTGTCGCGTCTGGCACCGCGTAAATTGCCAACCATGCACGCACCCGTGCTGTTCGCTGCTGAAGTGGCGACCGGCCTGTTCGGGCATCTGGTCGGGGCTATTAGCGGCGGCAGCATCTACCGTAAATCGTCCTTCCTGCTCGACAGCTTAGGTGAGCAGATCCTGCCTGAGTGGCTGACGATTGAAGAGCATCCGCATCTGTTGCAGGGCTTGGCATCCACGCCGTTCGACAGTGAAGGTGTACGTACTCAACGTCGTGACATCGTCAAAGCGGGTGTGCTGCAAACCTGGCTGATGACCTGCTATTCCGCGCGTAAGCTCGGTCTGCAAACCACCGGGCACGCAGGCGGCATCCACAACTGGCGCATCGCCGGTCAGGGTGACGACTTCGCCGGTATGCTGCGTAAGCTGGACAAAGGTCTGGTGGTGACGGAACTGATGGGGCAGGGCGTCAGCGGCGTTACCGGCGACTACTCCCGCGGTGCGGCCGGTTTCTGGGTCGAGAACGGTGAAATTCAGTATCCGGTGAGTGAAATCACCATCGCTGGCAACCTGAAGGATATGTGGCGCGATATGGTCGCCATCGGCAGTGATATTGAAACCCGCAGTAACATCCAGTGCGGCTCGGTACTGTTGCCTTCGATGAAAATCGCCGGAGAGTAA
- the aaeR gene encoding HTH-type transcriptional activator AaeR, producing the protein MDRLKRMSIFAQVVESGSFTAAARRLDMSVSAISQTISKLENDLQIKLLNRSTRSIGLTEAGKIYYQGCRKMLHDVREVHEQLYAFNNTPTGTLRIGSSSTMAQNVLAAMTAEMLSEYPGLTVNLVTGIPAPDLIADGLDVVIRVGALQDSSLFSTRLGSMPMVVCAARSYLAQHGTPEKPADMVNFSWLEYSVRPDSEFELIAPEGITTRINPQGRFVTNDSQTMIRWLKAGVGIAYVPLMWIIEEINAGEVEILFRSYQSDPRPVYALYTEKDKLPLKVQVCINYLTEYFKRVGKVYQGYRQGKKGMPWE; encoded by the coding sequence ATGGACCGATTAAAACGCATGTCGATTTTCGCTCAGGTTGTGGAGAGCGGCTCATTTACCGCCGCGGCGCGGCGCCTCGACATGAGCGTTTCTGCCATCAGCCAGACGATTTCAAAGCTTGAAAATGATCTACAAATCAAATTATTAAACCGAAGCACCCGCAGTATCGGCCTGACAGAAGCCGGAAAGATTTACTATCAGGGTTGCCGGAAAATGCTGCATGACGTGCGTGAAGTGCATGAGCAATTATACGCCTTTAACAACACACCTACCGGGACGTTACGCATCGGCAGCTCATCAACAATGGCACAAAATGTTCTTGCTGCAATGACCGCCGAAATGCTTAGCGAATATCCCGGCCTGACCGTCAATCTGGTCACCGGCATCCCGGCGCCGGATCTTATCGCCGACGGCTTAGACGTGGTCATCCGCGTCGGAGCGTTGCAGGATTCCAGCCTGTTCTCCACGCGGCTCGGATCGATGCCGATGGTGGTCTGCGCCGCCCGCAGTTATCTGGCGCAGCACGGCACGCCGGAAAAACCAGCGGATATGGTGAATTTCTCATGGCTGGAGTACAGCGTCCGTCCGGACAGTGAATTCGAACTGATCGCCCCCGAAGGCATCACTACCCGCATCAATCCGCAGGGGCGCTTTGTCACCAACGATTCCCAGACGATGATCCGCTGGCTGAAAGCGGGTGTCGGTATCGCCTACGTGCCGCTGATGTGGATCATTGAAGAGATAAACGCCGGAGAAGTGGAGATTCTGTTTCGCAGCTACCAGTCGGATCCGCGTCCGGTGTACGCGCTGTACACTGAAAAAGACAAACTGCCGCTGAAAGTGCAGGTCTGCATTAACTATCTGACGGAATACTTCAAACGAGTCGGCAAGGTGTATCAGGGCTACCGTCAGGGAAAGAAAGGGATGCCGTGGGAGTGA
- the cybC gene encoding cytochrome b562 — protein sequence MRKHLMALAVVALLGSSTVALAADLETDMDTIADNYGKVLKTNDQAELTTGLANMKAAAEDAKKATPPKLKGKAPDSPEMKDYHKGLDTLIGQIDSAAALAKAGKVDEAKKEAEGFKATRNENHKKFK from the coding sequence ATGCGTAAACATCTGATGGCGTTAGCGGTCGTAGCCTTATTAGGAAGCAGTACGGTCGCACTGGCGGCGGATTTAGAAACAGACATGGACACGATTGCCGATAACTACGGCAAAGTATTGAAAACCAACGATCAGGCGGAACTGACTACCGGTCTGGCGAACATGAAAGCCGCAGCGGAAGATGCTAAGAAAGCGACCCCACCGAAGCTGAAAGGCAAAGCGCCGGACAGCCCCGAGATGAAGGACTACCACAAAGGGCTGGATACGCTAATCGGACAGATTGATTCTGCTGCCGCTTTAGCTAAAGCAGGCAAAGTGGATGAAGCGAAGAAAGAAGCTGAAGGGTTTAAGGCAACAAGGAATGAGAACCATAAGAAGTTTAAGTAA
- the aaeA gene encoding p-hydroxybenzoic acid efflux pump subunit AaeA, whose product MKNFSIKIIRYLITLILVVLAVIAIFKAWAFYTESPWTRDAKFTADVVSIAPDVTGLITDVPVIDNQLVSKGQVLFKIDQPRYQQALDEANADVAYYQALAAEKRREAGRRVKLGVQAMSQEEIDQANNVLQTAQHQLAKAQAARDLAVLDLQRTVVVAPADGWVTNLTVHPGNYINRGSTAVALVKKNSFYILAYLEETKLSGLSKGDRVEITPLGSNRIMHGTVDSVAAAVTNSSSSAATNGLATIDSNLEWVRLAQRVPVKIVLDDADQQHPYPAGTTATVVITGSHDRQQTDGSPFRRLLHRLREFG is encoded by the coding sequence GTGAAAAATTTCTCCATAAAAATAATACGTTATCTAATTACGCTGATTCTTGTCGTTCTGGCCGTCATCGCAATCTTCAAAGCCTGGGCGTTCTACACCGAATCACCGTGGACCCGTGATGCTAAATTTACCGCTGACGTAGTGTCTATCGCACCCGACGTGACCGGTCTTATCACCGACGTGCCAGTGATCGACAACCAGCTGGTGTCGAAGGGGCAGGTTCTGTTCAAAATCGACCAGCCGCGTTATCAGCAGGCGCTGGACGAGGCAAATGCAGACGTCGCGTACTATCAGGCGCTGGCCGCCGAGAAAAGACGCGAAGCCGGACGTCGCGTGAAGCTGGGCGTGCAGGCGATGTCGCAGGAAGAGATCGACCAGGCCAATAACGTGCTGCAAACCGCGCAACATCAGCTGGCGAAAGCACAGGCCGCGCGTGACCTGGCGGTGCTTGACCTCCAGCGCACCGTAGTTGTCGCCCCTGCCGATGGCTGGGTAACTAACCTCACCGTGCATCCGGGTAACTATATCAACCGCGGCTCGACCGCCGTTGCGCTGGTGAAGAAAAACTCCTTCTATATTCTTGCCTATCTTGAAGAAACTAAACTGTCCGGCCTGAGCAAAGGCGACCGCGTGGAAATCACGCCGCTCGGCAGCAATCGCATCATGCACGGCACGGTCGACAGCGTCGCGGCAGCGGTGACCAATAGTTCTTCTTCTGCGGCAACCAACGGTCTGGCGACCATCGACAGTAACCTCGAATGGGTACGTCTGGCTCAGCGTGTACCGGTCAAAATTGTCCTTGATGATGCCGATCAGCAGCATCCGTATCCGGCAGGCACCACGGCGACCGTCGTTATTACCGGCAGTCACGATCGTCAGCAGACCGACGGTTCTCCGTTCCGTCGTCTGTTACACCGCCTGAGAGAATTTGGCTAA
- a CDS encoding succinate-semialdehyde dehydrogenase: MSAQFKKLSEHPLFKTGYFTGGKWHEAKTTFDVLDPATGDVVAKVAKAGKAETEAAIKAASDAFPAWRKTTAKARSEILHRWYELMLENKQFLGELMVAEQGKPLKEALGEVDYAASYLQWFSEEAKRANGEIIPPAKAGSRIFATREPVGVVAAITPWNFPLAMLTRKLGPALAAGCTGLIKPANNTPLSAFALLQLAKDAGVPDGVINGVAGDTHAISDAIMASDNVRKVSFTGSTEVGKTLVRNSADTMKKVSMELGGNAPYIVFDDADLDAAVKGAITCKFRNTGQVCVCINRIYVQDGVYDAFVSRLVEEVRKLKVGNGMDDGVIVGPLIDIKGLEKVEDHVKDALEKGGRLMEGGERHKLGGNFFQPTVIADATDDMKVAHEETFGPLAACFRFKTEEEVIQRANNTPFGLAAYFYSQNLQRVFRVADAIESGMIGVNECAISNEAAPFGGVKESGLGREGSVLGLEEYLQVKTLHLGNL; encoded by the coding sequence ATGTCTGCCCAATTCAAAAAACTGTCCGAACATCCTTTATTTAAAACCGGCTATTTCACCGGCGGAAAATGGCATGAAGCCAAAACCACCTTTGATGTGCTGGATCCGGCCACCGGCGATGTGGTGGCGAAAGTCGCTAAAGCGGGGAAAGCTGAAACCGAGGCGGCGATCAAAGCGGCCAGCGACGCCTTTCCTGCATGGCGCAAAACCACCGCTAAAGCGCGTTCGGAAATTTTGCACCGCTGGTATGAGCTGATGCTGGAGAACAAACAGTTTCTCGGCGAGCTGATGGTGGCGGAGCAGGGCAAGCCGCTGAAAGAAGCGCTGGGTGAAGTCGATTACGCCGCCAGCTATCTGCAATGGTTCAGTGAAGAAGCCAAGCGTGCGAATGGCGAAATTATTCCCCCTGCGAAAGCGGGTTCCCGTATTTTCGCCACCCGTGAACCCGTCGGCGTGGTCGCGGCAATCACACCGTGGAATTTCCCGCTGGCGATGCTGACCCGCAAACTCGGCCCGGCACTGGCTGCCGGCTGCACCGGCCTCATCAAACCCGCCAATAACACGCCGCTTTCAGCTTTCGCGCTGTTGCAACTGGCGAAGGATGCGGGTGTGCCGGATGGTGTGATCAACGGCGTGGCGGGGGATACCCATGCCATCAGCGACGCGATCATGGCAAGCGACAACGTGCGCAAAGTTTCCTTCACGGGTTCGACGGAGGTCGGCAAAACGCTGGTGCGTAACAGTGCCGATACCATGAAAAAAGTGTCAATGGAGCTGGGCGGCAACGCGCCGTATATCGTGTTTGACGATGCCGATCTTGACGCCGCCGTCAAAGGTGCGATCACCTGTAAATTCCGTAACACCGGACAGGTCTGCGTGTGCATCAACCGTATCTACGTGCAGGACGGTGTTTACGATGCGTTCGTTTCCCGTCTGGTGGAGGAAGTGCGCAAGCTGAAAGTCGGTAATGGCATGGACGACGGCGTGATTGTCGGGCCGCTGATCGACATTAAAGGGCTGGAGAAAGTAGAAGATCACGTCAAAGACGCGCTGGAGAAAGGCGGACGACTGATGGAGGGCGGCGAGCGTCACAAGCTCGGCGGCAACTTCTTCCAGCCGACGGTGATTGCCGATGCCACCGACGATATGAAAGTCGCCCACGAAGAAACCTTCGGCCCGCTGGCGGCCTGCTTCCGTTTCAAAACGGAAGAGGAAGTTATTCAGCGCGCCAATAATACTCCGTTCGGGCTGGCGGCCTATTTCTACAGCCAGAATCTGCAACGCGTTTTCCGCGTCGCGGATGCGATTGAAAGCGGCATGATCGGCGTGAACGAATGTGCGATTTCTAACGAAGCTGCGCCGTTTGGCGGGGTGAAAGAGTCCGGTCTGGGACGTGAAGGGTCGGTGCTGGGGCTGGAAGAGTATTTGCAGGTAAAAACGTTACATTTAGGAAATCTATAA
- a CDS encoding ribonuclease translates to MKVFNGLRSRTLMMVTAVVLGLSGVAGQVVAKTTYNSGTIVSGSDEKTVVSYLRQNHRLPDNYITKKKAREAGWDARSGNLCDVLPGKAIGGDRFSNREGRLPTAYKRVWREADINYRCGRRGADRVLFASDGLIYISRDHYQNFVRVE, encoded by the coding sequence ATGAAGGTATTTAACGGGCTGCGTTCGCGCACGCTAATGATGGTCACCGCCGTGGTCCTGGGGCTGTCCGGCGTCGCCGGGCAGGTTGTCGCGAAAACGACATACAACTCTGGCACCATCGTATCGGGCTCGGATGAGAAAACGGTAGTCAGCTATTTGCGCCAGAATCACCGGTTGCCTGATAACTACATCACCAAGAAAAAAGCGCGTGAAGCGGGCTGGGATGCACGTTCCGGCAATCTCTGCGACGTGCTGCCGGGAAAAGCCATTGGCGGCGACCGTTTCTCAAACCGGGAAGGGCGTTTACCGACGGCGTACAAAAGGGTCTGGCGCGAGGCGGATATTAACTACCGCTGCGGACGTCGCGGCGCCGATCGCGTGCTGTTCGCCAGTGACGGGCTGATTTATATCAGCCGTGACCATTATCAGAATTTTGTTCGGGTGGAGTAA
- a CDS encoding ribosome-associated protein: MTKKIDDWLDDVPENNENEEDDEIIWVSKSEIKRDAEALKDLGAEMVDLGKNSLDKLPLDEDLRAAIDLAQKIKKEGRRRQLQLIGKMLRSRDVEPIETALDKLKNRHNQQVSLFHKLEMLRDRLVEEGDEAVPTVLELYPEADRQQLRALIRNAQKEKATNKPPKSYRQIFQYLRELAQAQE, encoded by the coding sequence ATGACAAAGAAAATTGACGACTGGCTCGATGACGTTCCCGAGAATAATGAGAACGAAGAAGATGATGAGATCATCTGGGTCAGTAAAAGTGAAATCAAACGTGACGCCGAGGCGCTGAAAGATCTCGGTGCAGAAATGGTGGATCTGGGTAAGAACTCACTCGATAAACTGCCGCTGGATGAAGATCTGCGTGCGGCCATCGATTTGGCTCAGAAAATCAAAAAAGAAGGCCGTCGCCGCCAATTACAGCTGATCGGTAAAATGCTGCGTTCACGTGACGTAGAGCCGATTGAAACCGCGCTCGACAAGCTGAAAAACCGCCACAACCAGCAGGTTTCGCTTTTCCATAAACTGGAAATGCTGCGCGACCGTCTGGTCGAAGAAGGCGATGAAGCGGTGCCAACGGTGCTGGAACTGTATCCGGAAGCCGACCGCCAGCAGCTGCGTGCATTAATCCGCAACGCACAGAAAGAGAAAGCGACCAACAAGCCGCCGAAATCTTACCGCCAGATCTTCCAGTATCTGCGTGAACTGGCGCAGGCCCAGGAATAA
- the tldD gene encoding metalloprotease TldD, with protein MSLALVSEQLLTANNLSHQDLFSVLGQLSERRLDYADLFFQSSFHEAWVIEDSIIKDGSYNIDQGVGVRAISGEKTGFAYADQITLNALNQSATAARSIVREQGNGKTRTLGEVAYKSMYSALDPLQSLSREAKIDLLHRVDKIARAADKRVQEVSASITGVYETVLVAATDGTLAADIRPLVRLSVSVLVEQDGRRERGSSGGGARVGYDYFLETVNGEVRAEAFARDAVRMALLNLTAVAAPAGGMPVVLGAGWPGVLLHEAVGHGLEGDFNRRGTSVFSGQMGKLVASELCTVVDDGTMHGLRGSLAIDDEGVPGQYNVLIENGVLKGYMQDKLNARLMGVAPTGNGRRESYAHLPMPRMTNTYLLGGKSTPEDIISSVEYGLYAPNFGGGQVDITSGKFVFSTSEAYLIEKGRITKPVKGATLIGSGIEAMQQISMVGNDLALDKGVGVCGKEGQSLPVGVGQPTLKLDNLTVGGTA; from the coding sequence ATGAGTCTGGCCTTAGTCAGTGAGCAGTTACTAACTGCCAATAATCTGAGTCATCAGGATCTGTTTTCCGTTTTGGGCCAGTTGTCAGAACGTCGCCTCGATTACGCCGATCTCTTTTTCCAGTCAAGCTTCCATGAAGCCTGGGTGATCGAAGACAGCATCATTAAAGATGGGTCCTACAATATCGATCAGGGCGTCGGTGTGCGTGCCATCAGCGGTGAGAAAACCGGTTTTGCTTATGCAGATCAGATAACGCTTAATGCGCTGAACCAAAGTGCCACGGCGGCGCGCAGTATTGTCCGCGAGCAGGGCAACGGCAAAACGCGCACGCTGGGCGAAGTAGCCTACAAATCCATGTACTCTGCGCTGGATCCGCTGCAAAGCTTGTCGCGCGAAGCGAAAATTGACCTCCTGCATCGCGTCGATAAAATTGCCCGCGCGGCCGATAAGCGCGTGCAAGAAGTCAGCGCCAGTATTACAGGCGTGTATGAAACCGTGCTGGTCGCAGCGACAGATGGCACGCTGGCGGCGGATATCCGTCCGCTGGTACGTCTGTCCGTCAGCGTACTGGTCGAGCAGGATGGTCGTCGTGAGCGCGGCTCCAGCGGCGGTGGTGCGCGCGTCGGGTACGATTACTTCCTCGAAACTGTGAACGGTGAAGTGCGCGCCGAAGCGTTCGCGCGCGACGCCGTACGTATGGCGCTGCTGAACCTGACGGCGGTTGCGGCTCCGGCTGGCGGTATGCCGGTTGTGCTCGGCGCGGGCTGGCCTGGCGTTTTGCTGCACGAAGCGGTCGGTCACGGGCTGGAAGGCGATTTCAACCGTCGCGGCACGTCGGTATTTAGCGGTCAGATGGGTAAACTGGTGGCATCTGAACTGTGTACCGTAGTCGATGACGGCACGATGCACGGCCTGCGTGGCTCGCTGGCGATTGATGATGAAGGCGTGCCGGGCCAGTACAACGTGCTGATCGAAAACGGTGTGCTGAAAGGCTACATGCAGGACAAACTGAATGCGCGCCTGATGGGTGTTGCACCGACCGGTAATGGCCGTCGCGAGTCTTATGCGCATCTGCCTATGCCGCGCATGACTAACACCTACCTGCTGGGAGGGAAATCCACCCCGGAAGACATTATCAGCAGCGTCGAATACGGTCTGTACGCCCCTAACTTCGGCGGCGGTCAGGTGGATATCACCTCCGGCAAATTCGTGTTCTCCACGTCCGAGGCCTATCTGATCGAAAAAGGTCGCATCACCAAACCGGTGAAAGGCGCGACGCTGATTGGCTCCGGCATCGAAGCAATGCAGCAGATTTCCATGGTCGGTAACGATCTGGCGCTCGATAAAGGCGTTGGCGTATGCGGTAAAGAAGGCCAGAGCCTGCCGGTCGGCGTCGGCCAGCCGACCCTGAAGCTGGATAATCTGACGGTGGGCGGCACGGCTTAA
- the aaeB gene encoding p-hydroxybenzoic acid efflux pump subunit AaeB, producing the protein MNNVLIPRVRFAFKLTFAILGALVLGFYLQLETPRWSAMTAAIVTSGPALAAGGEPFAGAIRHRGFLRVIGTFIGCLAALVIVIATARAPVVMLLLCCIWAGVCTWWSSLVRIENSYALGLAGYTALIIVVTSAATPLQTPQFAVERCSEIVLGICCAIVADLLFSPRSIKKDIDRAVSQLMLDQFALMRICVNNASKEDIDKSWNNLVKSTTALNGMRSSLMMESSRWQRCNRRLKALHSTSLSMITQACETYLILQTTPERLSPELKAMFDEPAGTVADVHRRLKLLRQTITGSHSDNVLMTISAWAGAGTRALLLIKGVHTNSSISSIESGVLDSEVVVRPASAERHHALINGLRTFTATTIGCLMWLWTGWTSGSGCVVIIAVVTSLAMRTPNPKGMAMDFIVGMLLAIPVGSMMFMLIMPATQQSLFLLCLSLGIFTFFIGIEVTKRRLGMLGLLAGTINILVLSNPMKFNVTSFLDNVTGQAIGTVIAMVVLLVVRDKSREKTGRTLLNRFMSSAVSALTTKAYRRRENHLPALYHQLNQLLVMFPNDIGKYRLALMLIIAHQRMKLAEVPVNDELSAFHKKIRNTADHVVSASGEGKRTYYYQRLLSELEEYQKKLVEYDAPLKVTEPVRRLTDMLHRYQHSFVA; encoded by the coding sequence ATGAATAACGTACTTATCCCCCGCGTCCGTTTTGCATTTAAGCTGACGTTCGCGATCCTCGGCGCGCTGGTGCTCGGGTTCTATTTGCAACTCGAAACCCCGCGCTGGTCGGCTATGACCGCCGCCATTGTCACCTCCGGCCCTGCGCTGGCGGCCGGTGGCGAGCCGTTTGCCGGTGCCATCCGCCACCGTGGTTTTCTGCGCGTTATCGGCACATTTATCGGCTGTCTGGCCGCGCTGGTGATTGTGATCGCCACGGCGCGTGCGCCGGTGGTGATGCTGCTCCTGTGCTGTATCTGGGCGGGCGTCTGCACCTGGTGGTCTTCACTGGTTCGCATCGAGAACTCCTATGCGCTCGGTCTGGCGGGTTACACGGCGCTGATTATCGTCGTGACCTCCGCCGCCACGCCGCTGCAAACGCCGCAGTTTGCGGTAGAGCGTTGCAGTGAAATCGTCCTCGGGATTTGTTGTGCGATCGTCGCTGACCTGTTGTTTTCTCCCCGTTCTATCAAAAAAGATATCGACCGCGCCGTCAGTCAGCTGATGCTCGATCAGTTCGCGCTGATGCGAATTTGTGTGAATAACGCATCGAAGGAAGACATTGATAAATCGTGGAATAATCTGGTGAAAAGTACCACGGCGCTGAACGGCATGCGCAGCAGCCTGATGATGGAATCGTCACGCTGGCAGCGCTGCAACCGGCGTTTGAAAGCGCTGCACAGCACCTCACTGAGCATGATAACGCAGGCCTGCGAAACCTATCTGATCCTGCAAACCACACCGGAAAGATTGTCTCCTGAACTTAAAGCCATGTTCGATGAACCCGCGGGAACTGTCGCGGACGTTCATCGTCGCCTGAAGTTGCTGCGGCAGACCATTACCGGTTCGCACAGTGATAACGTCCTGATGACGATCAGCGCCTGGGCCGGGGCGGGTACCCGCGCGCTGTTGCTGATCAAAGGCGTACACACCAACAGCAGCATCAGCAGTATTGAAAGCGGTGTACTGGACAGTGAAGTGGTGGTACGTCCGGCCTCGGCGGAACGCCATCATGCGCTGATCAATGGCCTGCGTACCTTTACCGCCACCACCATCGGGTGCCTGATGTGGCTGTGGACTGGCTGGACGTCAGGCAGTGGCTGCGTGGTCATTATCGCCGTCGTGACCTCGCTGGCGATGCGCACACCGAACCCAAAAGGCATGGCGATGGACTTTATCGTCGGTATGTTGCTGGCGATCCCAGTGGGTTCGATGATGTTTATGCTGATCATGCCCGCGACGCAGCAAAGTTTGTTCCTGCTCTGTCTGTCACTGGGGATTTTCACCTTCTTCATTGGAATTGAAGTGACCAAGCGCCGTCTCGGTATGCTTGGACTGCTGGCGGGGACCATCAATATTCTGGTTCTCAGTAACCCGATGAAATTCAACGTGACGTCTTTTCTGGATAACGTCACCGGTCAGGCGATCGGTACGGTGATTGCGATGGTAGTGCTGCTGGTGGTGCGTGATAAATCGCGAGAGAAAACCGGCCGCACGCTGCTTAACCGCTTTATGAGTAGCGCCGTTTCCGCGCTGACCACCAAAGCCTATCGCCGCCGCGAGAACCATCTGCCTGCGTTATACCATCAACTGAATCAGTTGCTGGTGATGTTTCCGAATGACATCGGTAAATACCGTCTGGCGCTGATGCTGATTATCGCGCACCAGCGGATGAAGCTGGCGGAAGTACCGGTGAACGACGAACTGTCGGCGTTTCATAAGAAAATCCGTAATACGGCTGACCACGTGGTGTCAGCCTCGGGCGAAGGAAAACGGACGTATTACTATCAGCGTCTGTTGAGCGAGCTTGAGGAGTACCAGAAAAAACTGGTGGAATACGACGCGCCGCTGAAAGTCACCGAACCGGTGCGCCGTCTGACTGATATGCTGCACCGTTATCAGCATTCCTTTGTGGCGTAA
- the lacA gene encoding galactoside O-acetyltransferase (transfers acetyl group from acetyl-CoA to the 6-hydroxyl of galactopyranosides; exact physiological role is unknown) — MSARVKMNIGELYTDMGEGLPEERRAGKERVYDYNLTRPSEEEKRQRMLKDMMGSIGENGWIEPPLRVAYGTHTHIGKNFYANFNLTLVDDATVTIGDNVMIAPNVTLATAGHPIDAGIRITGQQFSLPIVIEDNVWLGAGVIVNPGVTIGRNSVIGAGSVVTKSIPANVVAAGVPCRVMRAIGPEDRAAFPT, encoded by the coding sequence ATGTCGGCACGCGTAAAAATGAATATCGGCGAACTGTATACGGACATGGGCGAAGGGCTGCCGGAAGAGCGTCGGGCAGGGAAAGAGCGGGTGTACGATTACAACCTGACCCGCCCTTCGGAAGAAGAAAAGCGCCAGCGGATGCTGAAAGACATGATGGGCAGCATCGGCGAGAACGGCTGGATTGAACCGCCGCTGCGTGTCGCTTATGGCACGCATACCCACATCGGCAAGAACTTCTACGCCAACTTCAATCTCACTCTGGTGGATGACGCCACGGTAACCATCGGCGATAACGTGATGATTGCGCCGAACGTGACCCTCGCCACCGCCGGACACCCGATCGATGCGGGGATCCGCATCACCGGACAGCAGTTCTCCCTGCCAATCGTGATTGAAGATAACGTCTGGCTGGGCGCGGGCGTGATTGTGAATCCGGGCGTGACCATTGGCCGCAACAGCGTCATTGGTGCAGGCAGCGTGGTCACAAAATCTATACCGGCGAACGTGGTCGCGGCGGGCGTACCGTGCCGCGTCATGCGGGCAATAGGGCCGGAAGACCGCGCAGCTTTCCCGACGTAA
- a CDS encoding DUF1656 domain-containing protein, translating into MSLLPVMVIFGLSFPPVFFEILLALVVFFLLRRVLQPTGIYDFVWHPALFNTALYCCLFYLISCMFV; encoded by the coding sequence ATGAGTTTGCTTCCGGTAATGGTGATTTTCGGATTGTCGTTTCCCCCGGTGTTCTTTGAAATACTGCTGGCGCTGGTGGTGTTTTTCCTGCTGCGGCGCGTCTTGCAGCCTACGGGAATTTACGACTTTGTCTGGCACCCGGCGTTGTTCAACACAGCTTTGTATTGCTGTCTTTTCTACCTGATCTCCTGCATGTTCGTCTGA